In a single window of the Bactrocera dorsalis isolate Fly_Bdor chromosome 2, ASM2337382v1, whole genome shotgun sequence genome:
- the LOC125776116 gene encoding E3 SUMO-protein ligase ZBED1-like — translation MNDHLRRRHPSSHSVEETSSAIVERAPAVSDLDMPSCSSTQRDVNLTVETIESEISSGSLVPPVNVETTSSSTIPSSNVSGGGPLKRKAMQTKLFVTSTRSELSETEKRSIDESLIKMITRDMQPLSIVENEGFREYTKKLQPLYSIPDRKLLSNTMLPSKYNETRKKLHAILLNISHLSITTDMWTTDSQKSFLSVTSHFIWESKMNSAVLATKEVFGSHTAQNIATELKSIFDEWSIFNKIVTIVSDNGANIKKAIRDILQKHHHPCVAHTLNLCVVDAIKTAPQILELITKCRAIVTYFHHSSQAAEKLKNMQKQMGVAELKMKQDVATRWNSGLIMMERICLIKEPLSAVLTSLPSAPNFLNASEWERLRDSITVLKPIEHMTTELSAQNYPTMSLVVPIVRGLQYAIRSQQMKTMEGECLKSSLLEIISRRLGQLESDKMCAKSTFLDPRFKKIAFGNESNASNAQKWLGEEVSAFIQRNQRTATAPVIELPTDKSKLSLWTLLDQKVAEAKTICRNAPSVNADISLEQYLRQDFVERHQNPLNYWDSKKATFPELYELSKKYLCIPATSVPSERVFSKAGQIINDRRNRLKGEKLDQILFLNSNFNI, via the coding sequence ATGAACGATCACCTACGACGAAGGCATCCATCATCACATAGTGTGGAGGAGACTTCTTCGGCGATAGTCGAACGAGCACCTGCTGTAAGTGACTTAGATATGCCAAGCTGTTCTTCAACGCAAAGAGATGTGAACTTAACAGTGGAAACTATTGAAAGTGAGATAAGTAGTGGTTCTTTGGTACCTCCTGTGAACGTAGAAACTACAAGTTCTTCAACAATACCCAGTAGCAATGTTTCAGGTGGTGGACCATTAAAAAGAAAGGCaatgcaaacaaaattatttgttacaaGCACGCGATCTGAGCTTTCGGAAACTGAAAAGAGAAGTATAGATGAGTCTCTTATTAAAATGATTACAAGAGATATGCAACCACTCTCTATTGTTGAAAATGAAGGATTTCGAGAATATACAAAAAAGCTTCAGCCTTTGTATTCAATCCCAGACAGAAAACTTCTTTCCAACACAATGTTGCCTTCAAAATATAACGAGACACGGAAAAAGCTTCATGCCATTTTGCTAAATATTTCACACCTTTCTATAACAACAGATATGTGGACTACTGACAGCCAGAAGTCTTTTTTGTCTGTAACTAGTCATTTCATTTGGGAAAGCAAAATGAACTCAGCAGTCCTGGCAACTAAAGAAGTGTTCGGCTCACATACTGCTCAAAATATAGCCACAgaattaaaaagcatttttgacGAGTGgtcaatttttaacaaaatagtgACGATAGTGAGTGATAAcggtgcaaatattaaaaaagcgaTAAGGGATATACTGCAAAAACACCACCACCCATGTGTCGCTCACACCCTAAATTTATGCGTTGTGGATGCTATAAAGACTGCTCCTCAGATTTTAGAGCTTATAACGAAATGCAGAGCTATAGTAACATATTTCCATCATAGCTCTCAAGCAgcagaaaaacttaaaaatatgcaaaagcaaATGGGAGTAGCTGAACTTAAGATGAAGCAAGACGTTGCTACTAGATGGAACTCTGGCCTTATAATGATGGAACGTATATGCTTGATAAAAGAACCGCTCTCTGCTGTACTAACTTCCTTACCAAGTGCACCGAACTTTCTGAATGCATCAGAATGGGAAAGGTTACGTGATTCCATCACTGTATTGAAGCCGATAGAGCATATGACAACAGAACTTTCAGCACAAAACTACCCAACGATGTCACTAGTGGTGCCTATAGTCAGAGGACTGCAATATGCAATAAGATCCCAGCAAATGAAAACTATGGAGGGAGAATGCTTGAAAAGTAGTttgttggaaataatttcgagacGACTTGGCCAACTAGAGTCTGACAAGATGTGTGCCAAATCGACCTTCTTAGACCCACGGTTTAAAAAGATTGCCTTTGGAAATGAAAGTAATGCTAGTAATGCTCAAAAATGGTTGGGAGAAGAGGTATCAGCATTCATACAGCGGAACCAAAGAACTGCTACAGCCCCAGTAATAGAATTACCCACGGATAAAAGTAAATTATCTCTTTGGACTCTACTTGACCAAAAAGTAGCGGAAGCAAAAACTATTTGTCGCAACGCCCCTAGTGTTAATGCAGATATTTCTTTGGAACAATATCTTAGACAAGATTTCGTTGAGAGACATCAAAACCCTTTAAACTATTGGGACAGCAAAAAGGCAACTTTTCCAGAACTCTACgagctttccaaaaaatatttatgtatacctgCTACTTCAGTTCCTTCCGAAAGGGTTTTTTCTAAAGCTGggcaaataataaatgataGAAGAAATAGACTTAAAGGTGAAAAGCTAGAtcaaatactatttttaaatagcaattttaatatataa